The proteins below are encoded in one region of Oncorhynchus kisutch isolate 150728-3 linkage group LG14, Okis_V2, whole genome shotgun sequence:
- the LOC109904627 gene encoding protein salvador homolog 1, whose translation MLSRKKSKSEASKPAEVHGKYVKKETSPVLRNLMPSFIRHGPTIPRRTEVPLPEPGPSAYPVGTSPEPVVVRNKSFLRAPVQRPPHEVARRESHRMSAPPYLPRSLGDITHEYGGSSQSFLTDVSATAENGDAGRYYYPPPPEPYYDSQQQQQRRTQPRPQQPRAPERFHEDYRYYEHNEHPNFQRLPPPQQHTSPTPNRPPTGIGRMQAKSLGNLSSPSGEDLPLPRGWTVDWTIRGRKYYIDHNTNTTHWSHPLEREGLPPGWEKVESAEFGTYYVDHLNKRAQYRHPCAPSVPRYDQPPPLPPPVVYQPRPSERNHPVLVPANPYHTAEIPDWLQVYARAPLKYDHILKWELFQLVDLDTYQGMLKLLFMKELERIVKSYEAYRQALLSEVDQRKPRQQWYTQAQQ comes from the exons ATGCTTTCAAGAAAGAAAAGTAAAAGCGAGGCGTCGAAACCAGCGGAAGTACACGGGAAATATGTGAAGAAGGAGACTTCACCAGTCCTGAGAA ATCTCATGCCCTCATTCATCAGACATGGACCCACTATTCCCAGACGCACCGAGGTCCCTCTGCCGGAGCCTGGTCCCTCAGCCTACCCTGTGGGAACCAGCCCTGAACCTGTGGTGGTCCGCAACAAGAGCTTCCTGCGCGCCCCTGTGCAGAGACCACCCCACGAGGTGGCTCGGAGGGAGAGCCATAGGATGTCAGCCCCTCCGTACCTACCACGTAGCCTGGGGGATATAACCCACGAGTACGGAGGCTCCTCACAGTCCTTCCTCacggacgtgagtgccacggcTGAGAACGGTGACGCTGGACGCTACTACTACCCCCCGCCTCCGGAACCTTACTACGacagccagcagcagcagcagagacggACTCAGCCCAGGCCCCAGCAGCCCAGAGCACCTGAACGCTTCCATGAGGACTATAGATACTATGAACACAACGAACATCCAAACTTCCAaagactaccaccaccacaacaacacactTCCCCGACCCCAAACAGACCGCCAACAG GTATTGGTCGGATGCAGGCTAAGTCTCTGGGGAACCTGTCCAGTCCGAGCGGCGAGGACCTTCCCCTGCCCCGTGGTTGGACGGTAGACTGGACCATCCGAGGCAGGAAGTACTACATCGACCACAACACCAACACCACCCACTGGTCCCACCCcctggagagagagggtctgCCCCCTGGCTGGGAGAAGGTGGAGTCAGCTGAGTTTGGGACCTACTACGTGGACCACCTCAACAAGAGGGCTCAGTATAGACACCCCTGTGCTCCTAG CGTGCCTCGTTATGACCAgccccctcccctgccccctccGGTAGTGTACCAGCCTCGCCCCTCGGAGAGGAACCATCCGGTACTGGTACCAGCCAACCCGTACCACACGGCAGAGATCCCTGACTGGCTACAGGTGTATGCCCGCGCCCCGCTCAA GTATGACCACATCCTGAAGTGGGAGCTGTTCCAGCTGGTGGATCTGGACACGTACCAGGGCATGTTGAAGCTGCTCTTCATGAAGGAACTGGAGCGCATCGTCAAGTCCTACGAGGCCTACCGTcaggccctgctgtctgaggtGGACCAAAGGAAACCGAGGCAGCAGTGGTACACTCAGGCCCAGCAGTAG